In Heyndrickxia vini, the sequence AACGATCATTGCCCAAAAATATGCAAAGTATGTTGATTGCTCGATTAAAGATTATGGCTAATCTTGATATAACTGAACACCGAATCCCACAGGACGGACGGATAAAAACAACGATAGACTTCCGTCATGTCGATTTGCGGGTTGCAACCTTGCCAACCGTATTCGGTGAAAAAATAGTATTAAGAATATTAGATCTCGCAAGTTCTTTAAATGATATAAGTCAATTAGGTTTAAATAAAGTGCATTTACAACGATTTAAGCAATTGATTGAAAAACCGACTGGAATTGTTTTAATTACAGGTCCTACTGGATCCGGTAAATCTTCAACGCTTTATGCAGCTTTAAATCATTTGAATAATGAAGAAGTGAATATTATTACCATCGAAGATCCGGTTGAATATCAGCTTGAAGGAATTAACCAAATTCAAGTGAACCCAAATGTTGGGATGACGTTTGCTGCCGGTTTGCGTTCAATTTTACGTCAAGATCCAAATATTATCATGGTAGGGGAGATTCGTGATCGCGAAACGGTTGAAGTTGCTGTAAGAGCTTCATTAACAGGTCATTTAGTATTAAGTACAATCCATACCAATGATTCGCTTAGCACAATCACAAGATTATTGGATATGGGTGTGGAGCCATTTTTAGTTGCCTCTTCAATTAGCGGCATTATTGCACAGCGCCTTGTTCGAAGGGTGTGTCGGGATTGTGCATCGGAACATCCTCCGACTAAGCGGGAAATTGAAATATTTGCAAAACGGAATATGACCATTGATAAAATCATTCGCGGACGAGGCTGTTCATCATGTAATATGACAGGTTATCGTGGACGAATGGCGATTCATGAGGTTCTCATGTTTAATGATGAAATGAAACAGGTCATTATGAATAATGAACCATTTTCGAATTTACGCAAAATAGCAATCAAGCATAAAACAATCTTCCTAATTGATGATGGCCTGCTTAAAGTGAAGCAAGGCTTAACAACTACAGAAGAAATATTACGTGTGGCAGTTACGGAGTAGGGGATGAAATGAAAGATAAAATTGAAAATTTACTTCGTGCAGCGTTTGAATTAAAAGCTTCCGATATTCATTTAACAGTTGGAACACCACCAATTGTAAGAATAAATGGTGAGTTAAAACGCTATGGAAAAGAAATGTTAAGACCCGCTGATACGGAGGAAATGGCGAAAGCAATTATTCCTGATTATTTATGGACAACATTAAAGGAGCAAGGAGAGTTGGATTTCTCTTATGGAATTCCTGGTGTGTCCCGATTTAGGATTAACGCGTTTCACCAACGTTCATGCATTGCGATGGCGGTAAGAATTGTTCCTACCAAAATTCCTACAATTGATGAATTGGAGCTTCCGTCAATATTGAAGAAGATTGCTGAAAAGCAACAAGGGCTCGTTCTCGTTACGGGTCCAACTGGAAGTGGAAAATCAACGACGTTAGCAGCAATGATTGATTATATGAATGCAACGATGCGAAAGCATATTATTACTCTTGAGGATCCAATTGAATATCTACATAAGCACCGACTGTCCATTATCGATCAGCGAGAAGTTGGCTTTGATACGAGGAATTTTGCGAATGGACTAAGAAGCGCTCTTCGTCAAGATCCGGATGTAATTTTAGTCGGAGAAATGAGAGATTTAGAGACAATTCATACCGCAATCACGGCGGCTGAGACTGGACATCTTGTGTTAGGGACGTTGCATACATCCAGTGCAACATCAACGATTGATCGGATTGTTGATGTTTTTCCACCTTCACAGCAAGCACAAATTAGAATTCAGCTTGCATCTGTATTAGTAAGCATCATCTCACAAAGACTGTTTCCAACAGCTGATAAGAAGGGGCAAAAGGCGGCGATGGAAATTTTGATTAATAACTCAGCTATCGCAAATCTAATAAGAAGCGAAAAAGTCCATCAAATTCCTAATGTGCTGCAAACATCAAAAGGAAGTGGCATGCAATTGCTTTCATCTAGCGTAAAAGACTTAGTTCAAGCCGAACAAATTGCAAGAGAAGTGGCTTTACCATATTTAATGGAGCAGGATTTGTAAAATGGCGAGGTTTAAATATTCTGGACGCGATCGTTTAGGGAAAAAGACTGGTGTTCTCAATGCGGATTCCAAACGTGAGGCAATGATTCAGCTGAAAGCACAAGGAATTCGTGTGATTGATATTGAAGAAGTACCACAAACACTATTAACAAAAGATATTACAATTGGTAAACCTGTTAAGCTTCAGCATATCGTCATATTTTTACGTCAGTTTTCTACCTTAATCCAAGCAGGTGTAACGATTGTTGATGCGACGAAAATATTGGCTGAACAAACAGAAAGTAAATATTTAAGTAAAGCATTAGCCGATATTGAAACAGAATTAAGAGAAGGAAAGCCCTTTTCAGATGCTTGTGCAAAGCATACGAAAATTTTTGAGCCGTTATTTGTCAATATGATAAGAGCGGGTGAAGCATCCGGTAGTTTAGATGAAACACTGGAAAGATTAGCTGTCCACTATGAAAAACAGCATCATACACGGCAAAAGGTCGTATCTGCACTCGCCTATCCAATCGTTGTTGCAATTATTGCGATTGGGGTTGTTATCTTTTTACTAGTGGCAGTTGTTCCTACTTTTGTTTCCATGTTTGAAGATTTTGGCGGTAAATTGCCGGCTATTACTCAATTAGTTTTAAATGCCAGTAATTTTATGCAGAAATATTGGTATTTAGTTATATTAATACTTATTTTACTAGTGATGGGTATGATGGCATTAAGAAAAAATAAAGCAACGAAATACTATTTTGATTATTTCTTATTAAGAATCCCATTCTTTGGTTCAATTATGAAAAAGGCAATTATTGCGCAAATGACAAGAACATTAAGTTCTATGTTTACGAGCTCTGTACCGATTTTGCAAGCATTACTAATGGTTGAAAAAATTGTTGAAAATGAAGTGTATGTGAGAGTCATTCGACAATCTTATGATTCTTTAGAAAAAGGACAGTCACTGTCAGAACCGATGAAAAAACATTGGGCCTTTCCGCCGCTCGTCTCGCAAATGATTGCTATCGGGGAGGAAACAGGATCACTAGATTCCATGCTCGGAAAGGTTGCCGACTTTTATGAAAAGGAAGTAGAAGCAGCAACCGATCGCTTAAAATCACTGATTGAACCATTAATGATCGTTGTCCTCGCAGGATTAGTAGGAACGATTGTCACAGCCATTATTGTGCCGATGTTTGACATCTATAATAATGTTCAAACGTACGAATAAAATTTTTGTAAAACTACCAATTTTTATGTCGATATTTACTAGACCATCGGATATAATGATTTCAATAAGACTTTATTACTAGTTTAATAGAAAAATGGAGGGAAAAACGTGTTAAAAAAAATCGGTCAAAAGTTAAAAGAGCAAAAGGGGTTAACACTAATTGAATTACTAGCAGTTGTTGTTATCTTGGGGATTATCGCGGCTATTGCGATACCTAGTATTGGTGGGTTAATTGACAACTCGAAGAAAGATGCACATGTTGCGAATGCACAACAGATGATTAATTCTGCGAAGACTTGGGTTACGGGAAATGCCGAGGAGTTTACTGATTCAGATGGAAAAGCTATAACTCAAACTCTGTATTTGAAAGATATGATTAAAGATAATTTAATTGATCCTATGAAAGATCCGGATAAAGGTAATTATGATACAGAGAAATCATTTGTTTTAATAGAAAAAAGCGGTAGTGGTTATAAATATACAGTAACATTAATTAATGGTACTAGAGGTATTAAAGCCAAAACTTCCGATGAACTTAAAAGAAAAAATGTTGAAGATATAAAATAGTAGGGATAATAAGTGAATTTAATTATTTTCCTTTACGCCCTCCTCCTCGGCTCCTTCTTCAACGTCGTAGGACTGAGGGTACCGGTAAATCAATCAATCGTAAAACCACGGTCAGCATGTTCACATTGTCATCGGACATTATCGGCAATGGAATTGATACCTGTTTTTTCATATTTAATCCAAGGGGGGAAATGTCGTCACTGTAAAGGGCGGCTTTCTCCGCTTTATCCATTAGGCGAGCTGATAACAGCTATACTTTTTGTATTTGCCTATATACAGATTGGCTGGAATTTCGAAGTCATTATTGCTTGGACATTAATATCACTAATTATTATTATTTTCATCTCAGATATTGCCTATATGATAATTCCTGACAAAATACTTTTAGTATTTACAGGTATTTTTTTTATCGAAAGATTACTTTCCCCGCTTGATCCATGGTGGGATTCACTGCTCGGCGGAGCAATTGGTTTTCTGCTTCTTCTAGCAATCGCTTTTGTAAGCAAAGGCGGAATGGGTGGCGGAGATATTAAACTATTTGGTGTCCTCGGTTTCGTGTTAGGGTTAAAATTCGTCCTTCTTTCATTTTTTCTAGCAACATTATTTGGTGCTGTAGTTGGGATTATCGGTCTGAAGTTTGGAATCTTTAAAAAAGGGAAACCCATCCCGTTTGGTCCTTTTATTGGTCTTGGGGCACTTGTCACCTATTTCTATGGTCAAATAATCATAGATTGGTATCTTTCACTATTAACATAGTAGTTTTTAAAGGAGTTTTAGTAATGGGGCTGCGATTTATGCAACGTGATCAAAAAACAATAAATTTTATTTTTACCGATCATGCGATCCGATATTTAGAGGTAAAGCAGCGTTCACCACTTATTGTCCAACAGTATGGGGAGCGTCTCCTTGATAGTGGAATTATTAAAGATGGCCGCATCATCGATAAACAGCATTTAACCCTCATTTTACAAAATATTGTTGATGAACTGGGTGTGAAAAAGAGACCGGTACGCTTTATCGTACCTGATTCTACAATCGCAATCCGTAAGCTCACTATTCCTTCGGATATTCGTGATGATGAAGTAAAGGGATATATCTTTTTAGAAATTGGCACGACGATTCATCTTCCATTTGAAGAACCAAATTTCGATGTTGTGATTTTACCCGGAAAAAATAAGAAAAAGGAAGTACTTCTCGTAGCTACAGAGGAAGAAGTCATTCAATCTTATTTAAGTTTGTTAGAAGATGTATCATTAAAGCCGGAGGTTGCGGATGTTTCACCACTATCACTTTACCGCCTCTATTATAAAAATAATTTTATCCATGAGAATGATCATGTCATGCTGCTTCATTTTGATGAATCATTATTGACGATATCGATTTTTCATCAGCATATTCCTCTTTTTATGAGACCGATCGCCATTAATGAGGATGAAGATGTTTCCCTATCATCTTTAACACAGAATTCAGTGGAAAATAATGAAATCTATCAACTAGATGAAATCGTAAAAGATATTGGTCAGATCATGTCCTTCTATCAATTTACGATCCAAAAAGGGGAGCATCAGGTTAATCGAATATTATTAAGTGGGGATCATTCCCAACGTAATATGATTAGAGAGTATTTAACGGATCGTTTGGAAATAAGCATTGATCAATTGCCTTCAGAAGTTTTTCAACCATCATCGGATGTGACAATACCAAGGTCTTATAGTATTGCTCTTGGCTTAGGGTTAAAAGAGGTGCACTAATGTTAGTCGAAATTAATCTTATTCAAAAAAAAGAAACAAAATCACGAGCGCCTTTTTATATAATTATAGGGATTATTTTCGTTGCCGTAATTTTAAGTGTTCTCTTTATCATGCAAATTAATAAT encodes:
- a CDS encoding GspE/PulE family protein: MKTVKKRLGDLLVETEMITEQQLQIALKEKGPNQKLGEVFIERGYITEQQLIEVLEFQLGIPHVSLFRYPFDPKLFSLISKEAAKRNLIIPLRKDADKLFVAMADPMDFYVIEDLRLATGFQIETAIATKDDILRSINKYYNSEDGFEYIDELAENEPVQQETITDQDSPIVRIVNQILSNAIVQKASDIHIDPQETKITVRYRVDGILRTERSLPKNMQSMLIARLKIMANLDITEHRIPQDGRIKTTIDFRHVDLRVATLPTVFGEKIVLRILDLASSLNDISQLGLNKVHLQRFKQLIEKPTGIVLITGPTGSGKSSTLYAALNHLNNEEVNIITIEDPVEYQLEGINQIQVNPNVGMTFAAGLRSILRQDPNIIMVGEIRDRETVEVAVRASLTGHLVLSTIHTNDSLSTITRLLDMGVEPFLVASSISGIIAQRLVRRVCRDCASEHPPTKREIEIFAKRNMTIDKIIRGRGCSSCNMTGYRGRMAIHEVLMFNDEMKQVIMNNEPFSNLRKIAIKHKTIFLIDDGLLKVKQGLTTTEEILRVAVTE
- a CDS encoding type IV pilus twitching motility protein PilT, translating into MKDKIENLLRAAFELKASDIHLTVGTPPIVRINGELKRYGKEMLRPADTEEMAKAIIPDYLWTTLKEQGELDFSYGIPGVSRFRINAFHQRSCIAMAVRIVPTKIPTIDELELPSILKKIAEKQQGLVLVTGPTGSGKSTTLAAMIDYMNATMRKHIITLEDPIEYLHKHRLSIIDQREVGFDTRNFANGLRSALRQDPDVILVGEMRDLETIHTAITAAETGHLVLGTLHTSSATSTIDRIVDVFPPSQQAQIRIQLASVLVSIISQRLFPTADKKGQKAAMEILINNSAIANLIRSEKVHQIPNVLQTSKGSGMQLLSSSVKDLVQAEQIAREVALPYLMEQDL
- a CDS encoding type II secretion system F family protein, encoding MARFKYSGRDRLGKKTGVLNADSKREAMIQLKAQGIRVIDIEEVPQTLLTKDITIGKPVKLQHIVIFLRQFSTLIQAGVTIVDATKILAEQTESKYLSKALADIETELREGKPFSDACAKHTKIFEPLFVNMIRAGEASGSLDETLERLAVHYEKQHHTRQKVVSALAYPIVVAIIAIGVVIFLLVAVVPTFVSMFEDFGGKLPAITQLVLNASNFMQKYWYLVILILILLVMGMMALRKNKATKYYFDYFLLRIPFFGSIMKKAIIAQMTRTLSSMFTSSVPILQALLMVEKIVENEVYVRVIRQSYDSLEKGQSLSEPMKKHWAFPPLVSQMIAIGEETGSLDSMLGKVADFYEKEVEAATDRLKSLIEPLMIVVLAGLVGTIVTAIIVPMFDIYNNVQTYE
- a CDS encoding type II secretion system protein, which translates into the protein MLKKIGQKLKEQKGLTLIELLAVVVILGIIAAIAIPSIGGLIDNSKKDAHVANAQQMINSAKTWVTGNAEEFTDSDGKAITQTLYLKDMIKDNLIDPMKDPDKGNYDTEKSFVLIEKSGSGYKYTVTLINGTRGIKAKTSDELKRKNVEDIK
- a CDS encoding prepilin peptidase, whose protein sequence is MNLIIFLYALLLGSFFNVVGLRVPVNQSIVKPRSACSHCHRTLSAMELIPVFSYLIQGGKCRHCKGRLSPLYPLGELITAILFVFAYIQIGWNFEVIIAWTLISLIIIIFISDIAYMIIPDKILLVFTGIFFIERLLSPLDPWWDSLLGGAIGFLLLLAIAFVSKGGMGGGDIKLFGVLGFVLGLKFVLLSFFLATLFGAVVGIIGLKFGIFKKGKPIPFGPFIGLGALVTYFYGQIIIDWYLSLLT
- the pilM gene encoding type IV pilus biogenesis protein PilM produces the protein MGLRFMQRDQKTINFIFTDHAIRYLEVKQRSPLIVQQYGERLLDSGIIKDGRIIDKQHLTLILQNIVDELGVKKRPVRFIVPDSTIAIRKLTIPSDIRDDEVKGYIFLEIGTTIHLPFEEPNFDVVILPGKNKKKEVLLVATEEEVIQSYLSLLEDVSLKPEVADVSPLSLYRLYYKNNFIHENDHVMLLHFDESLLTISIFHQHIPLFMRPIAINEDEDVSLSSLTQNSVENNEIYQLDEIVKDIGQIMSFYQFTIQKGEHQVNRILLSGDHSQRNMIREYLTDRLEISIDQLPSEVFQPSSDVTIPRSYSIALGLGLKEVH